The following coding sequences are from one Gigantopelta aegis isolate Gae_Host chromosome 15, Gae_host_genome, whole genome shotgun sequence window:
- the LOC121389873 gene encoding G-protein coupled receptor dmsr-1-like has protein sequence MLSAMESNTSLYEPYENEVLVSFQTWYAGVHGYLSLMVCIFGIPMNLINVTVLTQKHMRTPINFILTWLAVSDMMTMISYVPFATHFYCVYPPWEVSAKKNSLDWMTFMLFHINFSSTTHTVSIWLGVTLAIVRYKHIYSPATGAITRIRRLVRARIAIVTISVLSVVGMIPNYLTNKLVSSLDGNNETYYNFEDMQIGTPYTKTVVYINLWMYSILAKILPCILMVIYGGLLVWTLKLKLKRRRLSCSTTQQARPLDNSRTTRMLLIVIVLFLVTEFPQGILIILSVTSQGFFRYVYIPLGDLMDMVALINSGVNFVLYCAMSRDFRLTLMCLLRIVPKSEVKQPITSGVIFTDSERSQTALLRMT, from the coding sequence ATGCTTTCCGCTATGGAATCCAACACGAGTTTATACGAACCGTATGAGAACGAGGTCTTGGTGAGCTTTCAGACGTGGTACGCCGGCGTCCATGGTTACCTTAGCCTCATGGTATGTATTTTCGGCATACCCATGAACCTGATCAACGTGACGGTTCTTACGCAGAAGCACATGCGCACTCCAATCAACTTTATTCTCACGTGGCTGGCCGTGTCGGACATGATGACGATGATATCATACGTCCCCTTCGCAACTCACTTCTATTGTGTTTATCCGCCATGGGAGGTGAGCGCCAAGAAGAACAGCCTGGACTGGATGACCTTCATGCTCTTCCACATCAATTTCTCTTCGACCACGCACACTGTGTCCATCTGGCTCGGCGTAACGCTCGCGATAGTCCGGTACAAGCACATCTACTCTCCGGCGACAGGGGCGATAACTCGCATCCGTCGATTGGTCCGCGCGCGGATCGCCATCGTAACAATTTCCGTGTTGTCGGTGGTCGGGATGATTCCGAATTACTTAACCAACAAGCTCGTTAGCTCGCTTGACGGCAACAACGAGACTTACTACAACTTCGAGGACATGCAGATCGGAACTCCCTACACTAAGACCGTGGTTTACATCAACCTGTGGATGTACAGCATCCTAGCTAAGATCTTGCCGTGTATTCTGATGGTCATTTACGGCGGTCTGCTGGTGTGGACGTTAAAGCTGAAGCTGAAGCGCAGGCGTCTGTCCTGCTCCACGACGCAGCAGGCCAGACCACTGGACAACTCGAGGACAACCCGGATGCTGCTGATCGTCATCGTGCTATTTTTAGTAACAGAATTTCCCCAGGGGATTCTCATCATTCTGAGCGTGACGTCACAGGGGTTTTTCAGATACGTTTACATTCCTCTTGGTGATCTGATGGATATGGTTGCCCTCATCAACAGCGGGGTTAATTTTGTCCTCTACTGCGCCATGAGTCGTGACTTCCGGCTCACTCTGATGTGTCTCCTACGGATAGTGCCTAAGTCGGAAGTCAAACAGCCAATCACGAGTGGCGTTATATTCACAGACTCGGAAAGATCACAGACTGCCTTGCTGCGCATGACGTAA